Sequence from the Molothrus aeneus isolate 106 chromosome 7, BPBGC_Maene_1.0, whole genome shotgun sequence genome:
gcagctcctgggtgGCTCCTCAGTGTATTCTGAAAATACAGTGATAAAAAATCTCTACAGGATATTTTGCTTGATATAATCCTAGTGAAGAGCTGTTCTGAATAGAATTTTTCCAGCTCTTGGGGGTGAGGGCAGTGTGTGACACGTGTGTGTTTTCTGTGGTGCACGCTCCAGCGTGTTCCAGTGGTGCTGCCAGGGTCAATAGTGTAGGGAAGTCTGGCTTTGCTGATGGCTTTATTTTGGAGGCTGTAGAAGGAAGGATATTTTAACAGATTCTGTCATGAAGAACACTTTGCTTTTATTATAAACTTCTGACTTAAACTTCTAAAGTGCTCTCTTTAGCTGAAGCATCTCTGTGTACAGCAAATGAAGTGGTGATGTGTTTCTTGCCCAGCTTTTttggaatgaaataaaaattttcttttaaaagtttaaagaaAGAACTCTTCATAAGACCCCTCCCCACTTCCCCCTCTGCCCTTATTTCAGTATTCTTGCTGTCTTCATTTTGAACAATCCTTCTAAATTTAATTCAGAATGTGCTTTATTCTACTTAGATTCTCAAAGCCATTCCCAAATAACCTCTTTCCCATATTTTACTCTAAGTGTAGGGTGCTCTTTCCTGTGGTTTGATTTGGGCAACAAGTGGCCACTTTTCAGTCAACCAGCCATGTAAAATGTGTGATCTTACTGGATTTACATGTGTTTGCACTGACATGACTGTGGGAATTCTTTTTTGTCTGTgggctttagaaaaaaaaagttgtgtaGTCACAGCAAATCTGAtggattattaaaaaaaaattcttataaaTAGGGCCAAaagataaatataattaatatctTTTATGACCAAAATATAGTTTAGTAGTTGAAagctttcatttctgttttgctattttaatgcttttactGTATTTCAAAATCATTTTAACCTGTGAAACaagattttccatttcaggaagAAGTCAAACCAGATTGTTATGACAACTGCAGAGCGTTGTCAGGATGGGTTTGTGGTGACAAATTCATTGTAATGGTGCTTCCCTCTGAACAATTCCTGTTTTGACACATTGGTATTCTCAAACACTCACTGAAAAACTCCTTGTGCTGGATGGTGCCTGAGAGATCTCATGAGAGTATATGGTTCAAATTACAAATTGTGCTCCACTAAGTTCTATCAAGTGTTTTATAAAATAACACTATTACAATATTAAAAAGGCTTTAGTCAGTTCTGTTGCCACGTGATCCAAATGTGTGAAActgatgaatttttttattaacactTAGTCTCGATGTGGAATTGGATGCTGTTtgttaatattttcctttaactTGCTGTATTTGTACACAATTTTTTATCAGAAAGCCAAAGAGCATATCGATTTGTGCAAGGCAAGGACTGGGGATTTAAGAAATTTATCCGAAGAGATTTTTTACTAGATGAAGCTAATGGTCTTCTACCAGATGACAAGCTTACATTATTTTGTGAGGTGGGTATTAATTTTTAGGTAATAaagttttaaacaaaatgtttcCTGCTCTAATAAATAGAGATTTGTGTTGATTTAAACAGTAACATATTCTAAAATTgtcttctgaaaaatataaacttGGGAAATATATATTGCTTTGTTtgtattgcattttattttattttttggtgcTTGTACACTGAGGTATAGAATATTGAATTGATCACTTGTAAACTGCTGGACTTCTCTACGAATTTGCCACAGTTACATCAGAATTGACTGTAGAATTATTTATGCCAGAGGTGGCCAGTGTGTGCTGTCTAGAGAAATGCTGTTTTACTGAGGtcacttttatttaaagaagtTGTATTTGGAATTAGAGGATTGGTTTTCACTGGATGGAAATGTTCACATACTGGTTcacattataaaagaaaaaacccaattgATTGTCAGAATCTATATTCCTTTAATATCCTAATTGTTTTCTTTAACCAATGATCAGGTCTTTCCAGTAAATTAAACACATCATTTTTTGACTAATtgttacattttgttttctgagagAATGCAAGTATTTTGTAGGAGGTGTGCTTGATACTGAAAATTAACATTGAGAGCTGTGCTATAAATTTAACTTCATGGTGTATTGTGGGTCCCTTCTTCTATAATATCATTTATATCCATAACCtaaattttcctattaaattcCAGTAAAAAGCTTACTTGGTGttaaaaatggaaagcagagaAAGTAGCAGTGTAAGTGGAGTGTATGTTGAATATACATTGGCTGGTTATCTGGGCTGCCATAAAGTGATTAGTGACTTAGGAGGATGATAGATGCTCTAACTGCTAATAAGTTTGCTTTGATCTGTGTATTTACAGGAAATGTGTAAAATTGTCTTGGCAAGATTACAATTTAATTATATGTCATTATGCTGGGTAGGAGGAATAATTGAAATGTGGCCCTTGAGACTAGGTATTGCAAATATAGTGCATCTTATTTTCACTTAGACAAGTTAAATTAGCTGCATGATAAATTTGTTATGAATACAATTATTTGGGTGATAAAAGCAGATATAACAAGTGTTTTATGGTTCTGTAAAGATACTTTtgagtattttttcttcttaagtTGTCCTCTTAATGAACACTTTGATGTAAATGAAAAGCTCTTAAAAGTAGCATTTGGTTTTGGAATAGATCACTCTCTAATTTTAGATATTAggcttgtttaaaaaatataagtGGAAGAAATACTGGATTTCCACAGAGAAATACTGTTATTTAAATTCTGATGCTAATCACTGAATTTAGCTGTGTTTCCCTATGAAAATATCTTGATGTTTTAATGTGAGTGGCTTTTGTGAAGTGTTGGACCCACCCTGATTATAAATGTCGAAGGAAGTAAAACATTTAGTTGTTCACAGTGAACATGTTAAAATAACTTCTGCCTTGTTTCAGGGTGAAGGGAAAACttgaaaatccaaatattttagGAATTTCTTTCTTTGGATGTGTGATACCAGCTCTTCAGCTGTCCTTAGAAATGACAGGTGTTGTTTGAAGGACCTATTTCTATAGACAAGCCTGAAGTTTTTGTCCTTTTAGAACTTTACTTCTAAGCTCTGATTTCCCTGTTTGCCTTCCTACTTGTTTCCTGTTTGGAAAACTGGCTTACCACTTCTTAGCTATTACATTTGGCTTGATAAAACTTGTCAGATGTAGCAGACATTTAGTGAAGGTCTCTGATTACTGACTGTTGGTGGGCCCTTTTTCCTATTGGCTTGcaggaaaattatttggttGTCTTTGGCAGCAAAGATATTCATTCTGTGTTGCTAAAGATTCTCAAGATCAGCTGGATATGCCCTTGGATGGGACCCGAGGGGCTGTTAAGTTTAATATTTTGTGAAGtctggtgctgccagcagcaattTGGGATTAAGTACAGCCTCAGTTTTTTGGGCACACTGATCTCTCACTGAATTCTCCTTTTTCATATAATCTGAAAGTACTGAACCCTTGCAGATGTTCCATTTGCTAATGGAATAGAATGTTCTCTGCTTTCAGAGATCTCTTACTTGCCTTAGTAGTCCAAGGAATCATTTATATCACCCTTACCATTAGATTACCACAGAttgaaaatccagaaaatcatGGACATTATCCTTGTTAAGTGTCATCATCCAGAACTTGTTCAAATTGACAAGTTTTCAATTGTTATATGGGATTAACTTGATTAGATTTcagctttatttaaataaattataagcAATAAGAGGATGCACTTGATTTATGGCATGCCTGTTGGACTGAGATATGAAAGGTCAGACCCCTGTAATCCTTTGTATTTAGAATCTTTAAAGGACAATACACTCCAGGTCACTTGGGTGGGGGAGATTTGAATTAAAACTTTGCTGGGGTTATATCTTAAAAAGATGGCCTGTAGCAAATTGTTGTGTTGCCCAGCTCTCAGTATGTATTAGAAACCATTCCAAACCAGAAATTTGGAAGGTCAGAGATCAGGTTAAGTGCACATAAAGAGTGTGTAGATGACTTTCCCTAGGCATTGTCTGTAGCTAACAGGAGGATGCTGTGTGGACAACTGGGACCATGAACTTTTGAGTCAAGGCTCTGGAAAAGCAGAACTCTCCTCTGGCAACAGAAGATGAGCTTGGCTAAGCTAAAACTTCctttgtgtgtatgtatatcTCCTGAAATCACTGTGTGTGTGAAAACTGGGGAATAGCTctatagatttttttcaatgttATAAATGTACAGTCCAACTGTGAAAGGGAAattttgctgtgctttgggtttctcctctttttttaagGTGAAAGAATAACAAGGAATTTCTTGTATTCACAAGGGGGTATGAGATGATACAGGGAATTAGGCAGTGATTCAAATCCCCAAGCTGCTGTCATAATTGgatcatcctcctcctcttctggTCTGGAGTTTGGCTTGCAGTGCTCCAACTTTCTGtgaagctgagctgtgctgttttTGCTTTATGCCAGATTTATTCCAGATGCCTTTGGAAATCACCCAAAGCCCTGATCCTAACAGTATCAGCATTTTCTCTTAAGATCTAATCCTAATTTTCTCTATTTGGGAGATAGAGTGATCGAGATCTTGTAGTATGGCTTGTAACAAAGGTTTTATTCTCAGGTCTGTGCTCTCAGACAAGAGAAGCAAAACCTGCTGAGCTCTTCTGTTTTCCCAACACACTGAGTAAAAGAACTTAGTGTGTGAAGATAACAGGACAGCAGCACTCCTTGCTGCTTTTTCAGTTCAATTCCTATATGAAAGACTTAAATATGGGGAATAATGGCAgaatattcatttaaaatgcacatatttcagttttcttgacTAGTTCTGTACTGAAGTTACATCCTGTTAGAATGCATTTCATTATTGAAGTTACTTACACCttgtattttgaatttaatGTCTTTTAATCTTGTTTGGAAAACAATTACTTGTGGGTCCTGCCTCATCTGGACtaagcaaaatgaaataatgaaggAGCTGTTACTTGCACTTACTTTGCATTATCACACTGCAGGTTATGTATAAACTTAACTGTCAGTACAACAAGGGGTATCTTATGGGAAAATTCTACAGATGGAAAAATTCTACAGATTGTTCTTCTGAAACTTTTCCGTGACCATGTGATCCTGATGAActgtatataattttatattgtgTATATTTTACTGAGATGGGTAAAGTGTTGACCTGTTAATTTAACTCTGAAATAGCATTAACTTGTTTTTGTTCCCACTGGTTTTCCAAGAACTGTATCTGTCCTTATTTATGTTGGCATTTCTGTCAGGTGGCATGTGGTATTGtgctctctctttttgttttggttggatAAGTACACAATATTAGAGTAAGCCCTGTTTGTTTTATGTTACTTAAAAGTAAACTGTAAAGCATTAATTTATGGTTCTGGCCTAATGCCAGAAGTTTCACTGTTTTATGCTTTGCTTTGGAATTGTTGGAATTCTAGCAATAGGTACTGTGATTTAATTATTGTTGGCATTCAGTTATGAAGGAGTTGTCTTGCTGTGATTTTCTGTTAGGTAAGCGTGGTCCAAGACTCAGTAAATATATCAGGACAGTCTAATACAAACACTTTGAAGGTACCTGAATGTCGACTAGCAGAAGATTTAGGGAATCTCTGGGAAACAACAAGATTTACAGATTGCAGTTTTTATGTAGGAGGACAAGAATTCAAAGCTCATAAATCTGTCCTTGCAGGTACTTTCTACTTTTGTATTGCtattattttgtaatttaaattgccataaatttaaaatttaattatatttaatatttacttttcttgaTACAGCGCGATCTCCAGTTTTTAATGCAATGTTTGAACATGAAATGGAGGAAAGCAAAAAGGTAAGCTTCACTGGAAATGTTACATGTAAATATTTGTACCTtgtgaaagaggaaaacattGCAGAATACTTGAGGCAGAGCAGATTGAGGAGGATGAGGGTTCTTATGGTGCGTGAGGGACAGTTCTTGAATCTGTCCTGGTGAATTCTAAGGGAGTTTGTGTAGAAAGAATGGAGAGGTGCTGGaggatttggattttttcagGTACTTATATCTGCCCTAGATAGTGTTTTTAAACATTAGCTACTGGTGTAATTGACCTGGTAATCTCTGCCCCCTTTTTGCCTCAGTTTGTATCTTCCTATCAGCTGATAGACTTACTAAGGTTTTGCTGTAGATATTGAAGTGTTTTTTATGGTAACCAAGAAACAAGAGGTGGATTATGACTGGAATTAAGCCCTCAGGCAGTGGAACACCTTTTCATtcacagcttctgcaggcaCTTGACCTGTGTAAGTGTTTTGGATAGATGGTTAATCAGCAAAGCACTGCTTCTGCTTTTATGCACTTGATGTCTCCCGCAGCAAGGAGCTGTTTGTGTCTTTCTTGAAGAACTATCAAAAGTGGGTTGGTTATGGGCAGAATCCATGAAAAGGTGAGGAACTGATCACCTCACAAAAGGGTGATCATCATTTGGTGTTGAAAACCGCAAGATGCCACTTGTGTGCACAAACACATCAGGTGAACGTGGTGCTCTGGTACAGCTGAGGgtccctttccttcccagcaCCTCTCCAGTTTGGAAACTGTCACAGTCACAGGTGGAAGTGGAGTATTGGGAGCATTTTATTGGGAGGTTCCTGGTctgaaagaaacccaaacatgTCACAGCTTGAGTAATGTGCCATGCCAGGCCTTTGCCTTCATCAGCAGTGGATCCCCTGTGCAGCCCTCCTCCTAAACACTGACAGGAAACCAGACCATGCACAACTCCTGTGCCTGGGATTTTTATACTCCTTTCAAAAGGCTGGGGTCTGCTTCTATATCTTTGACATCATTTCCCACTTCAGTAGTTGCTTGTAGGGGATACTGTTATAGGATTGGTCAAGCTTGCAGTGCCACTGTTGTATTATGGCAATCTTCAGCTGTGTGATGTCAGTTCAGTGTGTTTGCTTTTTGGATTCTCAGAACAAAACCTGGGCTGTGTTGACTCAGTTTAAGTTGAGCCAAGAATGGCTCCATTTGTTCTGTCTGCTGCTCTGACTTCTGATATTCCAAACACATTGTCTTTGTGTTGGAAGCTCAGAAGCATTTTTTAGTATTCCTGAAACTGTCTTGAGTTTTATGTGCAGTCTGTGTGATAGACTTCAGAGTTAGgcatttctgggaaaaaaattgcaattatttttttattgctggaGCTTTTCCAGCTGATTTCTACCTAAGTTTAAGAGCTTTTTTTGATTGCTTTTGGCTTAACACCGTTGAATGTTACCTTAAATTTGTAAGGATTTTGTATGATGGATGGTGAATGAAAACTTGTAGCATGCATGCAGTTGATGTTTATTATTCACTTTGAAATTGTAACTAAATTCCAAACACTTTTATTGATTCTTCTTCTTTACCAGAATCGTGTAGAAATAAATGATGTAGACCCTgaagtttttaaagaaatgatgAGATTCATTTACACAGGAAAAGCACCAAACCTTGAAAAAATGGCTGACAATTTGTTGGCAGCTGCAGACAAAGTAAGTAATTGACTTCAAACTTCCAAAATCTATTGTTTGCTTGGGGAATgttgcttaaaaaaatttattttcagattgttcaatatatattttccttttttaaaacatgagGAGCAGTTCTCATTAGAAACGGAGAAAGATAGGaaagaatagatttttttagcAGTATAAGGCtgataattctttttttaaagagaggggTTTTAGGTATTTATTTAGTATCAAATTTTTTTAGAAACTGGAGACCATTAATATGATTTGGAAAATTCGGTTTTGAATAAAATGTATACTAGATCTTTGTATTCTTCAAGAAGATTTATTCAAGTTCTTGAATTAACTGTGCTTTCCTAAAGTACTGCTGCTTTAGAACTTTCATCTTTTTGTCTTCCCTACAAACCCAATAATTCTAATCTTTCATCTCGTCTTTGTTGGGATCATGTCTACTCTTAAAATTGCTGCtctttgaaatactttttctaCTGTGATTTTTGAGATGAAGGGATTTACAGCAGCTTAGCAATTAAGGGGTTTTTTGAATGCTGGCCTTGATTTAGGGCATAATTTATAAATGTAGAGACCATTACAAGGTTGATTATATGAGGTTGACTATTATAAGGTTGATATATATGATTGTCTGcaatacaagaaaataaaaataaaacctattCAGACTGTGACATCCTTCAAAAAAGCAGCACAGTTTATTAATGCAAAATATAATAtggaaatgcatttattttccctCAAATTTCTTGTAGGCCGTATCAATGGTATGATGGAAAATAGGAAATTCAGAGATGGGTTGGGGATTAAGTTAACTTTGTTTTAAACAATGTAGATGATAAAACTCCGTTGTATCATTTCTTGCCCCTCACTCAGAGATGTGAACCTGTTCAATGCTGATTTGGCTCATCGCTCCTCCTCCCTTACCAAGCAgaagtgaaatgaaaacttttgaatgagttatttttgttgtttgataAAAACTCTGTCAGCAAGGTCTTTAATGAGTTTGTGCCAAGCCTAATGCCTGTGTTCCACTTGAGAACTGTCCAGTGCAGCACATAGTGCTGTGCAGTACCCCTGGGGAAGCAGTTTGATGTTAAACTTGGGAAGCACCAAGCCTGGCTGGAAGTGTCTAAAGAACTGTAGAGATGAGGATAGAGGGAATGAGTCTGGGGAATGATTAGTgcagtttttctctctctccagtATGCACTGGAACGGCTGAAGGTGATGTGTGAGGAAGCACTCTGTAGTAACCTCTCGGTAGAAAATGTTGCTGACATTCTTATCCTCGCAGATTTGCACAGCGCTGAACAGCTAAAAGCACAAGCAATAGACTTTATTAACAGGCAAGTAATACTTGGATTACTTACTAAATATGTTTGTGTTTATATTTGGTGTACTTTCTCAATATTAGCACACTTCTCTCTTGCAGGTGCAGTGTTCTTAGACAACTTGGGTGTAAAGATGGGAAAAACTGGAATAGCAAGTAAGTTTCCCTGCCCCACGATGTTCTGTACAAACACTGCTAAGTAGACTGCAGATCTTAAGAACTGTTGCTTCATTTCCACACTACTGAGGCCTGTCACTGACTGTAAGTAAAGTAGGATTCAGCAGATGCTACCCGAGTTATGATTGTGACTCCCCCTTTAAATGACAGGGATTGTTAGCTGTTCTCCAGTGTGAGATCCTAACAATAGCTGGTTTTCATTCCCTCTCCCAGGGGCATAGTGCTGTGAGATGATGGAAGCAGCCTTTATAGAGAAAACCATTCTCATGAGtacccagctctgtgcctggagGAGTGATAACCCCAGTGTGGTTTTGAGACTTGCTTGGGTCAGTCTGAGCCTGCAGTATTTCCACAGAAAGGAGGGCAGTTGCTCTCTTTGCCTTTGGGGACGTGTTTGTGCACCCTCCCACATGTCATGTCAGCACAAGTGCTCTGGAGGCCACACAACTCGTCAGTCAGGTCCCTCTGACTCTGAGGGCTCCTGCCTACACTGGAAATAGGTTGAGACTGTGTGGCTCAGGCTCTGGattgcagcagctccagtgaaTCACAGAGTGGAAGACAGCCAGCTGCAGAATAGCTGGCAGTAGGCTCAAACAGTGTAAGGGCAGTGCAGCACTTATTTCTTACCATCAGAATCTCCAGAGAGCTTAAAGACTGTGTTGCACCACTTAGTTTAAATTGTTATTTCTCCTTGAAACAAAAAAGGCTTCACAGACATAATGATTGAGCATGATGTGGAAAGGCAGTGGGTGGTGAAAGGTAAATAGTAAAATTTCAGTAATAGAGATAAGTCAGAATCAGAACTATGTAACTACTTGATGTATTTCTTCTCAAGTGATTTGGAAGTTCCTGAACTGTCTTGAATGTTTGCTAGTTGACATGCTGGTCATCTTTGCTTCAGCTAGAACATCTGCAGGAATTCAGGGAAATAATAGGAGAGGGCCTGGCTTAATTTACTGACTCTGGGCACCAGGGAGTCTGAACTTTAGTATTGTTTCTCAAGGCCCTTACCTTTACTGAATTGCAGCAGCAGATTAAAGGCTTGCATTAGAAATCTACCAAAGATTAGAGATCATGTGGTGTAGAGGTCAGCTGATAACTTCATGCTTGATAATGTTCCTGAAACAGTGTGAGGGTGCTCACAAAAGGCTTGTGAAAATGCAGAGCAATGGGAACTTGGGATTGATGCATATTAGTTCCAAATTTATCCTGTGTCAGTGTGACATGCAACCCAACCAATACAATATTCTTCATGTGCAAgtgaattttttgctttttttcctattatttaaCCAAAAAGTAAATACATACATTGTGTAAATATGTAGTTTTTTATCTCCTGGGTGTCAGTGTGATACTTGCTGAAATCTGTTGTTACTTTTGTGTTAGGTAAAAATCAACAGTGGCattgaaagctattttgaatgtGGCCCATCATCTACACTGAAAAAAGAGTGAATGTTCTCAAAATGAGACTGAGACTGCAGGCTCCCAGTGAAGGGGTCTGGAGCCAGGCAGCTAATCTGCCTTCATGGCTCTTTCTAGGAGATGAACTGCATCATTTTTGAGGCAGTTTCAGCTGATTCATCTTGTCATCCTTCTCTCTCCCCAAATTGAGCATGATCTTTTATGTAATGAGATCATCGTGTCTTCCCTTGCTTTTCGTCTCTGCA
This genomic interval carries:
- the SPOPL gene encoding speckle-type POZ protein-like, producing the protein MSRVPTPPPPGEMSSGPVAESWCYTQVKVVKFSYMWTINNFSFCREEMGEVLKSSTFSSGPNDKMKWCLRVNPKGLDDESKDYLSLYLLLVSCPKSEVRAKFKFSLLNAKREETKAMESQRAYRFVQGKDWGFKKFIRRDFLLDEANGLLPDDKLTLFCEVSVVQDSVNISGQSNTNTLKVPECRLAEDLGNLWETTRFTDCSFYVGGQEFKAHKSVLAARSPVFNAMFEHEMEESKKNRVEINDVDPEVFKEMMRFIYTGKAPNLEKMADNLLAAADKYALERLKVMCEEALCSNLSVENVADILILADLHSAEQLKAQAIDFINRCSVLRQLGCKDGKNWNSNQATDIMETAGWKSMIHSHPHLVAEAFRALASAQCPQFGIPRKRLKQS